A portion of the Pseudarthrobacter defluvii genome contains these proteins:
- a CDS encoding DUF3040 domain-containing protein encodes MPLSEHEQKLLEQLEKQLHEDDPKFANSMGSDPGRSWSTRHVVIGVLCALAGVFLLLVGVTLQNIFVGVLGFVVMGGGVYFATMRSSRGGSAAKGGGTKPGKQRSSFMSSLEERWDERRRGEP; translated from the coding sequence ATGCCGCTGTCGGAGCACGAACAGAAGCTGCTTGAGCAGCTTGAGAAGCAGCTTCACGAGGACGACCCGAAGTTCGCGAACTCAATGGGTTCGGACCCCGGGCGTTCATGGTCCACGAGGCATGTTGTTATTGGGGTCCTGTGCGCGCTGGCAGGTGTCTTCCTCTTGCTGGTCGGTGTCACCCTCCAGAACATCTTCGTCGGGGTCCTGGGCTTCGTGGTCATGGGCGGCGGAGTGTACTTCGCCACAATGCGAAGTTCCCGTGGGGGTTCTGCCGCCAAGGGCGGGGGAACAAAGCCAGGCAAGCAACGGAGTTCATTCATGAGCAGCCTGGAAGAGCGCTGGGACGAGCGCCGCAGGGGGGAGCCGTAA